A segment of the Salmo trutta chromosome 3, fSalTru1.1, whole genome shotgun sequence genome:
AAACTCTAACTAAACACAACTCTGGTATTATCATATTGACTAGATGTAATCTGTAAGTGTGTTATATAACATTGTGTTGAGTCTCTGAGTTGAGTGTTTGAACACTTAGCAGAATGAAAACCCCAATCCAACTCTGAGCCAAGACTGAGCCTCGGGGAaacagagcagagaaagagatagatgagagagagagaaagagtgagagatggagagaaagcatAGCTTCTTGTAACCAACACACAGACCAGCACATAAACAGACAGAGAGCTAGACTTATTAGGTTGATGGTCCGCTGGCTGATAGTGCTTGTCATGTAGATAGAGTTAAACTTCTAAAAGTCTGACAGAGATTGCcaatcctgtcctgtcctgtttgcTGATGTAACATCGGATCTCCCTGAGGACTAGTGCTGTGGACAGCTGGCTGTCAGACCTCagcagacagagagggaaacagagtgtGAAACCAACGACTGTTGGGTTCACTAGTTCTGGATGATTCTGGTTCTAAGGGGGCCGTCGAGCCCCAGGGGGGCAAGGGGGGGGCAGGGGGCCAGGAGGGGCCCCGGTCGGAGGGCGAGGAGGAATCGGGTGAGGACGAGGAGTTTAAGGCGCCACTGTCTGCACTGGTCCAGAACTGCACCGTGTTACACAGCATCGTGGGACCCGCCTGCATCTTCCTCAAACAGGGCTTTGCAAGCAGCCAGATCGTACGTACACACGCtagtgaacacatacacacacatactgagacaCATGCATGCAAGCGCATACTCAATCACACACGCACGTATACTTACATACTAAACtattcacacacactcacccacaccaacacacacacatcatgatcATCTTCACTTCATTCTCACCACATAACATTCTCTCCACAATAATTTCATTTTCATCATGGGACAACCAATCAAACGTGCTATATAAAGTACATACTGCAGCCAGAGAGGAGTCCAACCAAACCTTGATGTGGTGTTGCACTGTGTTTATCACATACAGGGAGATTCCAAGAAGAACATCCATAGTAAAGAGAAAGACATCTACAGGGATTGTCTCTCCCTATATTTCTCTGCCACCAAACAAACTCAACCTAATGACCTACTACACCAAAACAGGCACGACCTACAGtgtgtggacgtgtgtgtgtctgtgtctgtaaacaattcaCATTATATGTCCAAGGGTCTTACTTACACGAAACCACctacattccccccccccccccccccccccccacacacacacacacacacacaataatctggttactactgtGATTTATGTTTTGTGAAAGTATTTTACCAGGTCCATAATACAAACATGGCTCATACAATGTAATCTGTGCAGATTTAGgttcagatatacagtaccagtcaaaagcttggacacacacctcaagggtttttcttaatttatttactattttcaacattgtagaactatgaaataacacatacggaatcatgtagtaaccaaaaaagtgttaaacaaatcaaaatatattttacattttagattcttcaaagtagccaccctttgccttgatgacagctttgcacactcttggcattctctcaaccagcttcacctggaatgcttttccaacagtcttgaaggagttcccacatatgctaagcacttgttggctgatttaccttcactctgcggtccaactcatcccaaaccatatcaattgggttgaggtcgggtgattgtggaggccaggtcatctggtgcagcactccatcactctcattcttagTGAAATAGCCCGTACacggcctggaggtgtgttgggtcattgtcctgttgaaaacaaatgatagtcccactaagcccaaaccagatgggagggcgtatcgctgcagcatgctgtggtagccatgttggttaagtgtgccttgaatcctaaataaatcacagacagagtcaccagcaaagaacccccacaccatcacacctcctcctccatgccacacatgcggagatcatccgctcacctacaccgcgtctcacaaagacacggcggttggatccaaaaatcgcaaatttggactcatcagaccaaaggacagatttccaccagtctaatgtccattgctcaagtttcttggcccaagcaagtctcttcttcttattggtgtcctttagtagtggtttctttgcagcaattcggccatgaaggcttgatttacgcagtctcctctgaacagttgatgttgagatgtgtctgttacttgaactcggtgaaacatttatttgggctgcaatctgaggtgcaattaactctaatgaacttatcttctgcagcagaggtaactctgggtcttcctttcctgtggtggtcctcatgagagctgtcatcaaggcaaggggtggtTTCTTTGAAAAATcgcaaatagaaaatatattttgctttgtttaacacttttttggtcactacatgattccatatttgttatttcatagtgatgaggtcttcactattattctacaatgtagaaaatagtacaaataaagatgAATTCTgtaatgagtgggtgtgtccaaacttttgactgatactgtattatATATTTAGAAGCAATGTACTAGATAGATATACTATTTAGTCTAACTTTGCAAAGCATCCTAGTTTACTCTTTCTAACCATGTGTGTCTACTGGCACGCTACAAATCACATGTACCACCTCTGCTATTAATCATACCATAGCAAAAAGATGTAGATTTTATCAAGCAAAAACAAATGGCAGAatttctttctcttcttttctctccgcCTTTTTATACCTTTGGCTGATTGGTTCCCATGGTCTTTGTGATTGAGGCCCATTGTGTATTTCCTAATATCTGTGGTTGAACATTTTGTGTTTGTTGATCTTTAGATTTACATCTATGTGTTTGACGGCAGTTTTTGTATCGACATGAAACATGCACGTATGTTGTTTGTCTTGTCGTGGGTACATGAGCAAACAGATTTTGTCGTCGTCGTGCATCTCATGGGTTTGTGATGTAGCGCGTGTGTGCGTttgtgatgcagtgtgtgtgtgtgttcgtgtgcaaCTACCAGTCTGCTTATGTGAGTCCCTCTGCTACCTCCAACAGGACAGGGACCTACGACCAGAGGAGATTGAAGGTAGATTATCCCCTTCTATCTCACACAGTCAGAATCGTACCATGATATGTTTTACAATCTACACTATCTAATTCTTACCCTGTGTGTGTacttgtatgtttgtgtgtgtgtgcgtacgcgtACGCACGCGCCTGTGTGTTTGCAGAGCTTCGCGAGGCGTTTGTGGAGTTTGATAGGAAGAAGAATGGTTATGTCAGCTACAAGGACCTGGGAGAGTGCATGAGGACCATGGGCTACATGCCCACGGAGATGGAGCTCATCGAGCTGGGCCAGTCCATCTGTGAGTCTGATGTCATCATCACGAGCCAGCGGAAACACCACAGAATCATGGAATATCTGAAACTCTAGAGTGCTATGGCGGAATCTAGGTTGATTACTGCAATGAATTATGAACCAAGGAAACACAAAATCAAGGAATATTTAGGCAATGAAAGACATATTGTCCGTATTGTAACTATGAGTAATAGTAGTAATGTTTTAATCTGGTCTGTAGGTGGCGGCAAACTAGACTTTGAGGACTTTGTGGAGCTGATGGGCCCAAAGATGCTGGCAGAGACAGCAGACATGATCGGAGTGAAAGAACTGAGAGATGCATTCaaggaggtctctctctctctcagattgtGTGGTTTCAAAGCTGACAGAGATGGTTGCTGTCTTTCTCAATGTAAGTAACTGTCATTATAGCCTCctttctgtccctttctctctctctctctctctttctctctctctctctttgtctctctctttctctctctctctctctctctctctctctctctctctctctctctctctctctctctctctctcgcagtttGATGCTAACAGTGATGGTCAGATCAGTATAATGGAACTGAGGGAGGCCATGAAGAAGCTGATGGGAGAACAGCTGACCAACAGAGAGATCGACGAGATCCTCCGAGACGTGGATCTCAACCGGGACGGACTGGTCGACTTTGAGGGTgcgagatgtgtgtgtgtgtgtgtgtgtgtgtgtgtgtgtgtgtgtgtgtgtgtgtgtgtgtgtgtgtgtgtgtctgtgtgtgtgtttgtgtgtgtgtatgtgtttgcgtGCACGCATGCTCAGCTTCAGTGATTTATTTGTTGATTTATATGTTAGAAGCAGTGACTTGGGTTTTTTGTTGGTCTGTGTACGGGATAATCATGTCTCCTTTTCATTTAACTCTCTTTctgtcattatctctctctctctctctctctctctcttttcacagAATTTGTTCGAATGATGTCACGCTGAGATAACCAGATGGCGTTGTTGTGTAACAACTGGAAAAGGGACCACTACATTTGTAGTGAACAACTGGAAAAGGGACCACTACATTTGTAGTGAACAACTGGAAAGGGGACCACTACATTTGTAGTGAACAACTGGAAAAGGGACCACTACATTTGTAGTGAACATTCTTGTTCTACTGACTGGACCtcggtttgttattttttgttaagcAGCACTTAAATTGAGTGAACGCTTAAAAGTAGTTCTACAAATCTTAGAACTCAAGCTGTGACAGTTAAATTGAACATCGATTGGTTGTAACATATCAAAATCCTAATGCTTGGCTGGCATGAGTATCTCTTACCTTTTTAAAGTGTCTTTTCTTTAAGTGAATGTTTTTACTCTGATTGTATGTGTTCAAAGGTTTAACCTCGTTTGTAAAATGTGACGTTATTTTCAAGTAAAAAGC
Coding sequences within it:
- the LOC115171726 gene encoding calcium-binding protein 2-like isoform X1; translated protein: MFMIIPKDSSAGGGGSAGMSLPHGKSAKQVKAAISKKVQKQQIMQRRRSSEQSGDSEVSAAGVNPPHGRRYSQTPTPFPRDRERGTGDEEEEEEDLDVEDKVADMMKTSGQEQEEKESIDLLPIMDPAFGPDRDLRPEEIEELREAFVEFDRKKNGYVSYKDLGECMRTMGYMPTEMELIELGQSICGGKLDFEDFVELMGPKMLAETADMIGVKELRDAFKEFDANSDGQISIMELREAMKKLMGEQLTNREIDEILRDVDLNRDGLVDFEEFVRMMSR
- the LOC115171726 gene encoding calcium-binding protein 2-like isoform X2, whose product is MGNCTKPSMKNKMKKDRDLRPEEIEELREAFVEFDRKKNGYVSYKDLGECMRTMGYMPTEMELIELGQSICGGKLDFEDFVELMGPKMLAETADMIGVKELRDAFKEFDANSDGQISIMELREAMKKLMGEQLTNREIDEILRDVDLNRDGLVDFEEFVRMMSR